A single region of the Phalacrocorax carbo chromosome 4, bPhaCar2.1, whole genome shotgun sequence genome encodes:
- the NSUN7 gene encoding putative methyltransferase NSUN7 isoform X2, with the protein MPGSKSNLVSLHEDGINDTSDLSEMKMSDEKGSVEKRTMTLIEKNGYHDSVYMKAAKIFQGIHTEKRKDRILVRYGDDSVSPTLTFKDEYSQRVSYELAFSALKYQDLLEEILLDSCVYPCQSIPDELTSLLVVMLYDLQDRKFQAREIFDEEEPVAEVQKIERYLYSFRTKLAAALARCRIKHDALSIECILPETIRKQEQRASALPLCVWINTLKISLQDIFKDLKKKGFTRVETVSDFDHYTYCMDQHCHDVLFFPSSLKEELLNLDLFADCKLLLQDKSRSLAVHSAQALLNIGDDIIVAHVGSHLTVAHMSVLTNHTMSKIFVCGVKSSVKAAELRNLFSHMGCKNIQLLHEDFTEVGPTDPRLQKAKVILLLPQCSGLGVGNPIDFILNEHGVNEVQAIVYGTCSVYPEENELVVKKALDSGVEGNKVQPYRLIPSVFTPCSNSEASTEIFFKMEPSDISSGCFLAILAREKDSSENVSVKDILARAAAKGLLDGVAVERSKEEEKKRPKVTQRRSNITGSGTEPKMEEFLHRQTVSNVKAEVAVPKAVGNILQKNVSRTKSHIQPKKPLNPVSAPALPRVLKHTSHSSPMGRAHDGQALARRPRAEHRRVVLKPVEIILPPVIMPYICLQGNKPRTSTHPCFHGWTGAKGPSGRKLPPPLPKAVKPAVLSHPRPWL; encoded by the exons ATGCCAGGTTCTAAAAGTAACTTGGTGTCTTTACATGAGGATGGTATAAATGATACTTCAGACTTGAGCgaaatgaaaatgtcagatgAAAAAGGATCTGTTGAAAAAAGAACAATGACTCTGATTGAGAAGAATGGCTATCACGACTCTGTGTACATGAAAGCAGCTAAGATTTTTCAAGGCATTCATACTGAAAAGCGTAAGGATAGAATATTGGTGCGGTATGGTGATGACTCAGTATCTCCCACACTGACTTTTAAAGATGAGTATTCCCAGCGGGTATCTTATGAACTGGCTTTCAGTGCTCTAAAAT atCAAGATCTTCTTGAAGAAATACTGTTAGATAGTTGTGTTTACCCATGCCAGTCAATA CCGGATGAATTAACCAGCTTGCTTGTTGTGATGCTTTATGACCTACAAGACCGAAAGTTTCAAGCACGAGAGATTTTTGATGAAGAGGAGCCTGTAGCAGAAGTTCAGAAAATAGAGCGTTATCTATACAG TTTCAGGACAAAATTGGCAGCTGCACTAGCAAGATGCCGCATAAAACATGATGCTCTTTCAATTGAATGTATTCTACCAGAAACCATACGGAAGCAGGAACAAAgggcttctgctttacctttatGTGTTTGGATAAACACACTTAAAATCAG CCTTCAAGACATTTTCAAAGATTTGAAGAAGAAGGGATTCACAAGAGTTGAAACTGTGTCAGACTTTGACCATTATACGTACTGTATGGACCAACATTGCCATGATgtactgttttttccttcctctcttaaAGAAGAACTGCTTAATTTAGATCTTTTTGCAGATTGCAAACTCTTACTGCAG GATAAGTCTCGCAGCCTTGCTGTACACTCTGCACAGGCGCTGCTGAATATAGGTGATGACATTATAGTGGCTCATGTAGGTTCCCATCTGACCGTTGCCCATATGTCAGTGCTGACAAATCACACCATGTCCAAAATTTTTGTTTGCGGCGTGAAATCTTCAGTGAAAGCAGCAGAACTGAGGAACTTGTTCAGTCACATGGGATGTAAAA atattCAGTTGCTACATGAAGACTTTACTGAGGTTGGACCAACAGACCCAAGACTTCAAAAGGCAAAAGTTATTTTGCTGCTACCACAATGCTCTGGGCTGGGTGTTGGCAACCCAATAGACTTTATTTTGAATGAACATGGag ttaACGAAGTACAAGCTATTGTTTACGGCACTTGTTCAGTTTAcccagaagaaaatgaactaGTAGTGAAAAAAGCACTGGACTCTGGAGTGGAAGGAAATAAAGTACAACCATATAG gcTTATTCCTTCTGTGTTTACTCCTTGCTCCAATTCAGAGGCttccactgaaatttttttcaaaatggagCCATCAGATATTTCCAGTGGCTGTTTTCTAGCTATTCTAGCAAGAGAG aaagattCTTCTGAAAACGTGTCTGTTAAAGACATTCTGGCTCGTGCTGCAGCAAAAGGACTCCTAGATGGTGTTGCTGTAGAAAGAtcaaaggaagaggagaaaaagcgACCAAAAGTAACACAGCGCAGAAGTAATATTACTGGTAGTGGTACAGAGCCAAAAATGGAAGAGTTCCTTCACCGTCAAACTGTATCCAATGTTAAGGCTGAAGTTGCCGTGCCTAAAGCAGTCGGTAACATACTACAAAAGAATGTGAGCCGAACAAAGAGCCACATTCAGCCGAAGAAACCCCTCAACCCGGTttcagccccagctctgcctagAGTGCTGAAGCACACATCTCATTCATCACCTATGGGCAGGGCACATGACGGACAGGCACTTGCTAGAAGGCCACGTGCAGAACATCGCAGGGTTGTACTGAAGCCTGTGGAGATCATTTTGCCCCCAGTGATAATGCCATACATATGCCTGCAAGGAAACAAACCCAGGACATCAACTCATCCCTGCTTTCATGGCTGGACTGGAGCAAAAGGTCCGAGTGGGAGGAAACTTCCACCACCTCTGCCTAAAGCTGTCAAGCCAGCTGTGCTGAGCCATCCTCGGCCATGGCTGTAA
- the NSUN7 gene encoding putative methyltransferase NSUN7 isoform X1, translated as MPGSKSNLVSLHEDGINDTSDLSEMKMSDEKGSVEKRTMTLIEKNGYHDSVYMKAAKIFQGIHTEKRKDRILVRYGDDSVSPTLTFKDEYSQRVSYELAFSALKYQDLLEEILLDSCVYPCQSIPDELTSLLVVMLYDLQDRKFQAREIFDEEEPVAEVQKIERYLYSFRTKLAAALARCRIKHDALSIECILPETIRKQEQRASALPLCVWINTLKISLQDIFKDLKKKGFTRVETVSDFDHYTYCMDQHCHDVLFFPSSLKEELLNLDLFADCKLLLQDKSRSLAVHSAQALLNIGDDIIVAHVGSHLTVAHMSVLTNHTMSKIFVCGVKSSVKAAELRNLFSHMGCKNIQLLHEDFTEVGPTDPRLQKAKVILLLPQCSGLGVGNPIDFILNEHGDAGLLRDLFQGSVSKEKLSILAERQLNELMHAMKFNEVQAIVYGTCSVYPEENELVVKKALDSGVEGNKVQPYRLIPSVFTPCSNSEASTEIFFKMEPSDISSGCFLAILAREKDSSENVSVKDILARAAAKGLLDGVAVERSKEEEKKRPKVTQRRSNITGSGTEPKMEEFLHRQTVSNVKAEVAVPKAVGNILQKNVSRTKSHIQPKKPLNPVSAPALPRVLKHTSHSSPMGRAHDGQALARRPRAEHRRVVLKPVEIILPPVIMPYICLQGNKPRTSTHPCFHGWTGAKGPSGRKLPPPLPKAVKPAVLSHPRPWL; from the exons ATGCCAGGTTCTAAAAGTAACTTGGTGTCTTTACATGAGGATGGTATAAATGATACTTCAGACTTGAGCgaaatgaaaatgtcagatgAAAAAGGATCTGTTGAAAAAAGAACAATGACTCTGATTGAGAAGAATGGCTATCACGACTCTGTGTACATGAAAGCAGCTAAGATTTTTCAAGGCATTCATACTGAAAAGCGTAAGGATAGAATATTGGTGCGGTATGGTGATGACTCAGTATCTCCCACACTGACTTTTAAAGATGAGTATTCCCAGCGGGTATCTTATGAACTGGCTTTCAGTGCTCTAAAAT atCAAGATCTTCTTGAAGAAATACTGTTAGATAGTTGTGTTTACCCATGCCAGTCAATA CCGGATGAATTAACCAGCTTGCTTGTTGTGATGCTTTATGACCTACAAGACCGAAAGTTTCAAGCACGAGAGATTTTTGATGAAGAGGAGCCTGTAGCAGAAGTTCAGAAAATAGAGCGTTATCTATACAG TTTCAGGACAAAATTGGCAGCTGCACTAGCAAGATGCCGCATAAAACATGATGCTCTTTCAATTGAATGTATTCTACCAGAAACCATACGGAAGCAGGAACAAAgggcttctgctttacctttatGTGTTTGGATAAACACACTTAAAATCAG CCTTCAAGACATTTTCAAAGATTTGAAGAAGAAGGGATTCACAAGAGTTGAAACTGTGTCAGACTTTGACCATTATACGTACTGTATGGACCAACATTGCCATGATgtactgttttttccttcctctcttaaAGAAGAACTGCTTAATTTAGATCTTTTTGCAGATTGCAAACTCTTACTGCAG GATAAGTCTCGCAGCCTTGCTGTACACTCTGCACAGGCGCTGCTGAATATAGGTGATGACATTATAGTGGCTCATGTAGGTTCCCATCTGACCGTTGCCCATATGTCAGTGCTGACAAATCACACCATGTCCAAAATTTTTGTTTGCGGCGTGAAATCTTCAGTGAAAGCAGCAGAACTGAGGAACTTGTTCAGTCACATGGGATGTAAAA atattCAGTTGCTACATGAAGACTTTACTGAGGTTGGACCAACAGACCCAAGACTTCAAAAGGCAAAAGTTATTTTGCTGCTACCACAATGCTCTGGGCTGGGTGTTGGCAACCCAATAGACTTTATTTTGAATGAACATGGag ATGCAGGATTGCTGAGAGACCTTTTCCAAGGATCTGTATCTAAGGAGAAACTCAGTATTCTTGCTGAGAGGCAGCTTAATGAGTTGATGCATGCAATGAAAT ttaACGAAGTACAAGCTATTGTTTACGGCACTTGTTCAGTTTAcccagaagaaaatgaactaGTAGTGAAAAAAGCACTGGACTCTGGAGTGGAAGGAAATAAAGTACAACCATATAG gcTTATTCCTTCTGTGTTTACTCCTTGCTCCAATTCAGAGGCttccactgaaatttttttcaaaatggagCCATCAGATATTTCCAGTGGCTGTTTTCTAGCTATTCTAGCAAGAGAG aaagattCTTCTGAAAACGTGTCTGTTAAAGACATTCTGGCTCGTGCTGCAGCAAAAGGACTCCTAGATGGTGTTGCTGTAGAAAGAtcaaaggaagaggagaaaaagcgACCAAAAGTAACACAGCGCAGAAGTAATATTACTGGTAGTGGTACAGAGCCAAAAATGGAAGAGTTCCTTCACCGTCAAACTGTATCCAATGTTAAGGCTGAAGTTGCCGTGCCTAAAGCAGTCGGTAACATACTACAAAAGAATGTGAGCCGAACAAAGAGCCACATTCAGCCGAAGAAACCCCTCAACCCGGTttcagccccagctctgcctagAGTGCTGAAGCACACATCTCATTCATCACCTATGGGCAGGGCACATGACGGACAGGCACTTGCTAGAAGGCCACGTGCAGAACATCGCAGGGTTGTACTGAAGCCTGTGGAGATCATTTTGCCCCCAGTGATAATGCCATACATATGCCTGCAAGGAAACAAACCCAGGACATCAACTCATCCCTGCTTTCATGGCTGGACTGGAGCAAAAGGTCCGAGTGGGAGGAAACTTCCACCACCTCTGCCTAAAGCTGTCAAGCCAGCTGTGCTGAGCCATCCTCGGCCATGGCTGTAA
- the NSUN7 gene encoding putative methyltransferase NSUN7 isoform X4, producing the protein MPGSKSNLVSLHEDGINDTSDLSEMKMSDEKGSVEKRTMTLIEKNGYHDSVYMKAAKIFQGIHTEKRKDRILVRYGDDSVSPTLTFKDEYSQRVSYELAFSALKYQDLLEEILLDSCVYPCQSIPDELTSLLVVMLYDLQDRKFQAREIFDEEEPVAEVQKIERYLYSFRTKLAAALARCRIKHDALSIECILPETIRKQEQRASALPLCVWINTLKISLQDIFKDLKKKGFTRVETVSDFDHYTYCMDQHCHDVLFFPSSLKEELLNLDLFADCKLLLQDKSRSLAVHSAQALLNIGDDIIVAHVGSHLTVAHMSVLTNHTMSKIFVCGVKSSVKAAELRNLFSHMGCKNIQLLHEDFTEVGPTDPRLQKAKVILLLPQCSGLGVGNPIDFILNEHGDAGLLRDLFQGSVSKEKLSILAERQLNELMHAMKFNEVQAIVYGTCSVYPEENELVVKKALDSGVEGNKVQPYRLIPSVFTPCSNSEASTEIFFKMEPSDISSGCFLAILARESALPLEGRM; encoded by the exons ATGCCAGGTTCTAAAAGTAACTTGGTGTCTTTACATGAGGATGGTATAAATGATACTTCAGACTTGAGCgaaatgaaaatgtcagatgAAAAAGGATCTGTTGAAAAAAGAACAATGACTCTGATTGAGAAGAATGGCTATCACGACTCTGTGTACATGAAAGCAGCTAAGATTTTTCAAGGCATTCATACTGAAAAGCGTAAGGATAGAATATTGGTGCGGTATGGTGATGACTCAGTATCTCCCACACTGACTTTTAAAGATGAGTATTCCCAGCGGGTATCTTATGAACTGGCTTTCAGTGCTCTAAAAT atCAAGATCTTCTTGAAGAAATACTGTTAGATAGTTGTGTTTACCCATGCCAGTCAATA CCGGATGAATTAACCAGCTTGCTTGTTGTGATGCTTTATGACCTACAAGACCGAAAGTTTCAAGCACGAGAGATTTTTGATGAAGAGGAGCCTGTAGCAGAAGTTCAGAAAATAGAGCGTTATCTATACAG TTTCAGGACAAAATTGGCAGCTGCACTAGCAAGATGCCGCATAAAACATGATGCTCTTTCAATTGAATGTATTCTACCAGAAACCATACGGAAGCAGGAACAAAgggcttctgctttacctttatGTGTTTGGATAAACACACTTAAAATCAG CCTTCAAGACATTTTCAAAGATTTGAAGAAGAAGGGATTCACAAGAGTTGAAACTGTGTCAGACTTTGACCATTATACGTACTGTATGGACCAACATTGCCATGATgtactgttttttccttcctctcttaaAGAAGAACTGCTTAATTTAGATCTTTTTGCAGATTGCAAACTCTTACTGCAG GATAAGTCTCGCAGCCTTGCTGTACACTCTGCACAGGCGCTGCTGAATATAGGTGATGACATTATAGTGGCTCATGTAGGTTCCCATCTGACCGTTGCCCATATGTCAGTGCTGACAAATCACACCATGTCCAAAATTTTTGTTTGCGGCGTGAAATCTTCAGTGAAAGCAGCAGAACTGAGGAACTTGTTCAGTCACATGGGATGTAAAA atattCAGTTGCTACATGAAGACTTTACTGAGGTTGGACCAACAGACCCAAGACTTCAAAAGGCAAAAGTTATTTTGCTGCTACCACAATGCTCTGGGCTGGGTGTTGGCAACCCAATAGACTTTATTTTGAATGAACATGGag ATGCAGGATTGCTGAGAGACCTTTTCCAAGGATCTGTATCTAAGGAGAAACTCAGTATTCTTGCTGAGAGGCAGCTTAATGAGTTGATGCATGCAATGAAAT ttaACGAAGTACAAGCTATTGTTTACGGCACTTGTTCAGTTTAcccagaagaaaatgaactaGTAGTGAAAAAAGCACTGGACTCTGGAGTGGAAGGAAATAAAGTACAACCATATAG gcTTATTCCTTCTGTGTTTACTCCTTGCTCCAATTCAGAGGCttccactgaaatttttttcaaaatggagCCATCAGATATTTCCAGTGGCTGTTTTCTAGCTATTCTAGCAAGAGAG TCAGCGCTACCTTTAGAAGGAAGGATGTGA
- the NSUN7 gene encoding putative methyltransferase NSUN7 isoform X3 — protein MLYDLQDRKFQAREIFDEEEPVAEVQKIERYLYSFRTKLAAALARCRIKHDALSIECILPETIRKQEQRASALPLCVWINTLKISLQDIFKDLKKKGFTRVETVSDFDHYTYCMDQHCHDVLFFPSSLKEELLNLDLFADCKLLLQDKSRSLAVHSAQALLNIGDDIIVAHVGSHLTVAHMSVLTNHTMSKIFVCGVKSSVKAAELRNLFSHMGCKNIQLLHEDFTEVGPTDPRLQKAKVILLLPQCSGLGVGNPIDFILNEHGDAGLLRDLFQGSVSKEKLSILAERQLNELMHAMKFNEVQAIVYGTCSVYPEENELVVKKALDSGVEGNKVQPYRLIPSVFTPCSNSEASTEIFFKMEPSDISSGCFLAILAREKDSSENVSVKDILARAAAKGLLDGVAVERSKEEEKKRPKVTQRRSNITGSGTEPKMEEFLHRQTVSNVKAEVAVPKAVGNILQKNVSRTKSHIQPKKPLNPVSAPALPRVLKHTSHSSPMGRAHDGQALARRPRAEHRRVVLKPVEIILPPVIMPYICLQGNKPRTSTHPCFHGWTGAKGPSGRKLPPPLPKAVKPAVLSHPRPWL, from the exons ATGCTTTATGACCTACAAGACCGAAAGTTTCAAGCACGAGAGATTTTTGATGAAGAGGAGCCTGTAGCAGAAGTTCAGAAAATAGAGCGTTATCTATACAG TTTCAGGACAAAATTGGCAGCTGCACTAGCAAGATGCCGCATAAAACATGATGCTCTTTCAATTGAATGTATTCTACCAGAAACCATACGGAAGCAGGAACAAAgggcttctgctttacctttatGTGTTTGGATAAACACACTTAAAATCAG CCTTCAAGACATTTTCAAAGATTTGAAGAAGAAGGGATTCACAAGAGTTGAAACTGTGTCAGACTTTGACCATTATACGTACTGTATGGACCAACATTGCCATGATgtactgttttttccttcctctcttaaAGAAGAACTGCTTAATTTAGATCTTTTTGCAGATTGCAAACTCTTACTGCAG GATAAGTCTCGCAGCCTTGCTGTACACTCTGCACAGGCGCTGCTGAATATAGGTGATGACATTATAGTGGCTCATGTAGGTTCCCATCTGACCGTTGCCCATATGTCAGTGCTGACAAATCACACCATGTCCAAAATTTTTGTTTGCGGCGTGAAATCTTCAGTGAAAGCAGCAGAACTGAGGAACTTGTTCAGTCACATGGGATGTAAAA atattCAGTTGCTACATGAAGACTTTACTGAGGTTGGACCAACAGACCCAAGACTTCAAAAGGCAAAAGTTATTTTGCTGCTACCACAATGCTCTGGGCTGGGTGTTGGCAACCCAATAGACTTTATTTTGAATGAACATGGag ATGCAGGATTGCTGAGAGACCTTTTCCAAGGATCTGTATCTAAGGAGAAACTCAGTATTCTTGCTGAGAGGCAGCTTAATGAGTTGATGCATGCAATGAAAT ttaACGAAGTACAAGCTATTGTTTACGGCACTTGTTCAGTTTAcccagaagaaaatgaactaGTAGTGAAAAAAGCACTGGACTCTGGAGTGGAAGGAAATAAAGTACAACCATATAG gcTTATTCCTTCTGTGTTTACTCCTTGCTCCAATTCAGAGGCttccactgaaatttttttcaaaatggagCCATCAGATATTTCCAGTGGCTGTTTTCTAGCTATTCTAGCAAGAGAG aaagattCTTCTGAAAACGTGTCTGTTAAAGACATTCTGGCTCGTGCTGCAGCAAAAGGACTCCTAGATGGTGTTGCTGTAGAAAGAtcaaaggaagaggagaaaaagcgACCAAAAGTAACACAGCGCAGAAGTAATATTACTGGTAGTGGTACAGAGCCAAAAATGGAAGAGTTCCTTCACCGTCAAACTGTATCCAATGTTAAGGCTGAAGTTGCCGTGCCTAAAGCAGTCGGTAACATACTACAAAAGAATGTGAGCCGAACAAAGAGCCACATTCAGCCGAAGAAACCCCTCAACCCGGTttcagccccagctctgcctagAGTGCTGAAGCACACATCTCATTCATCACCTATGGGCAGGGCACATGACGGACAGGCACTTGCTAGAAGGCCACGTGCAGAACATCGCAGGGTTGTACTGAAGCCTGTGGAGATCATTTTGCCCCCAGTGATAATGCCATACATATGCCTGCAAGGAAACAAACCCAGGACATCAACTCATCCCTGCTTTCATGGCTGGACTGGAGCAAAAGGTCCGAGTGGGAGGAAACTTCCACCACCTCTGCCTAAAGCTGTCAAGCCAGCTGTGCTGAGCCATCCTCGGCCATGGCTGTAA
- the APBB2 gene encoding amyloid beta precursor protein binding family B member 2 isoform X10, with protein sequence MAERKNAKAMACSSLQERTNVTLDVPLQVDFPTPKTELVQKFHVQYLGMLPVAKPVGMDTLNSAIESLMASSSKEDWMPVTMNVADATVTVISERNEEEVMVECRVRFLSFMGVGKDVHTFAFIMDTGNQHFECHVFWCEPNAGNVSEAVQAACMLRYQKCLVARPPSQKVRPPPPPADSVTRRVTTNVKRGVLSLIDTLKQKRPVTEMP encoded by the exons ATGGCCGAACGGAAGAATGCTAAAGCTATGGCTTGCAGCTCGTTGCAAGAGAGGACAAATGTCACCCTTGATGTTCCTCTGCAAG TAGATTTCCCAACACCAAAGACAGAGCTGGTACAGAAGTTCCACGTCCAGTACCTGGGCATGCTACCTGTCGCTAAACCTGTGG gAATGGATACTCTGAACAGTGCCATTGAAAGTCTGATGGCTTCCTCTAGCAAAGAAGACTGGATGCCAGTTACCATGAATGTTGCTGATGCTACTGTCACAGTCATCAGTGAAAGA AATGAAGAGGAAGTCATGGTGGAGTGTCGCGTGCGGTTCCTGTCCTTCATGGGAGTAGGCAAGGACGTTCACACGTTCGCCTTCATTATGGACACAGGAAACCAGCATTTTGAGTGCCACGTTTTTTGGTGTGAACCAAATGCAGGCAATGTATCAGAAGCTGTTCAGGCTGCTTGTATG TTACGGTATCAGAAGTGCTTAGTAGCCAGACCTCCTTCACAGAAGGTTCGACCGCCCCCACCTCCTGCAGACTCGGTGACCAGAAGAGTTACAACTAACGTAAAAAGAGGAGTGTTGTCCCTCATTGACACTTTGAAACAGAAACGCCCAGTCACTGAGATGCCGTAG